The stretch of DNA CCTTCTCAGTCGGTAATAGCCATAAATTAGCTAATACACCCATCACCATCAGAAAAATTCCTGGATACAAAAACAACCAACGGGGACTGTACATTAATAAAAAGCGTAAATGTCTCCAACCATCGCGCCAGCTACGTAAATGAGGCGGACGACTACGCCCATCAGGAGATAAAGTTGTTGGTACTTCTGTCATTTGCATTTTGTGTAAGGTAGCCTTAACCACCATTTCACTAGCAAATTCCATTCCTGTAGTGCGTAAATCTAATTTATCAATCGCATCTTTTCTAAAACCCCTCAAACCGCAGTGAAAATCATTACAAGGGCTAGCAAATAAAATCTTACCGATCCAGGTTAATACTGGGTTACCTAAGTATTTATGATGTAAAGGCATTGCTCCTGGTGCAATTCCACCTTTGAAACGATTACCCATTACTAAATCATAACCTTCTCGAAGCTTGCTGATAAAAGGCATTAAATTAGTAAAATCATAACTATCATCCGCATCACCCATGATGATGTATTCTCCGAGAGAATTTAGGATTCCGCCTCTTAGCGCACTGCCATAACCTTTTTCGTATATATGGACAACCCGCGCTCCTAAATTTCTAGCAATTTCTTGAGAACCATCAGTGCTACCATTGTCAGCTATAATAATTTCTCCAGAAATATTATTTGCTTTTAACGACCATTGAGCTTTTTTGATACAAGTAGCAATTGTTTCTGCTTCATTTAAACAAGGCATGACAATTGAAACTTCAATTTGATTGTTAAGAGTAGTGCTTGTAGAATTAATTTGTGTTTGTGGTATATTTGTTAGCATTTTTTGATTTACTCTCGAAAAGTTCAGTTAATTTAGTAGTTATTAATTCACTACTTTTTTATAAAAAAAATCCTGCCGATTCGATCTTTTAACTGCTTGCTTTAGCGATTTTTAATGATCGCTGAATTACAGCTAGTTCTAGAGTTTTTAAATTTTATTTTTTTAACGATAATAGAAATGAGTAAAAAATTGGTGAATATACTAAAGAAATAAATTAGTAAAAATCTCGGTAATAAAATTCAACGTCTTGAGCAAGAGTTGCTTGGCTTGAAAAGTGCTAATTTTTAAGTTTGAGGGGTAAAAAAAAATCAAAAGTTCAGCTATCTGAATACCTCAAAGAACTGTTAGCGCAAATTATTTCTATTTATACTGTAATAATAAAATATTTTGTTTCAATATTCTTATTTTTTTAAATACTAATGCCTACTATTTTTTGAACAATAGTTATTTTCGTGATCTTGCCTTAAAGTGGGATTTCTTCAATTCCTGCGATCGCTGAAATTAAAGTTTCTGTTCGCTGCTGTTTACTAGAGATTTCTTCCGCCAAAAAGTAGTCAGAATAGGGGCAGCTTTCTTGACAGTTAAAGTTATGAGGAAAAAAAATCTTTTGCTCCCAATAACCAACCAACCAATCATCTAAATTCCTGAGAAGGTTCATTAAATCTTGCTGAGTTTTTTGATGCTGTTTTTGATTATAATTAAATGTTAAACTTTGAGGTTGATTGGGCAATTTGACAAACCAATAAGTCATCGAAATTTGTTCTGGTAAGTATAGCGAAGTCTCGGCTAATAAATAAAGGTAAAGACGAGTTTGCCAATTTTGAGCTAATTTAGTCTTATTTTGGGGTTTTAGATAGGTTTTCCAATCAAAAATTCTTGCTTGTTGTTCGTCTGCAATTAAAAGGTCATAAATTACTGTCAACAAATAACCATTTAAACTTAAAGTACGAGTATGTTCTGCCTCCCGCCATTGATTAGAGTTTTGCAGTAAAATTTCGGGTGCAGCTTCAACCAAAGCTTGATAAGCTTGATTTAGCTCTTCGTTTTCTGTTAATAAAGATGCGATCGGTAATTCTAACTCTCTTTGCTGCATCAGTAAGTGAAAACATTTACCCCAAGTTTGAGTTTCTTGTTGTTCTGGATTAGGAAGAGAAGTAAGTCGGTCTAAATACACTTGCTGAAATCTAGGCGGACAAGTTGCCAATAAATTAAGCTGTCCTTGAGATAGACGCATTTTAAAATAGTTAGTTCCCATTGTTATCAAATTTAAAGGTCAAATAAACTGTCATTACCTCGATAAAAGTGTAATCTTCCTGGACCTAAATATAAACCACGAGGGTTGTTACCTGCGGGAAAAACTGTAACTCCAAATAAATATTCTCCTTCGTAATCAGGATTTCTTTTTGGTTTTAATCCTACTGTAAAATTTTTTCCTGGAGAAATAGGATTAGAAAGGACTATTGTAATTACTTTGGTTTTTTCATCTTGACTAACATTTTTAATAGCTAATTGTTCTTCTTTATGACGATGATTACCTAAATATGCAACAGTTTTTTTTAGATCAAAATTAATTTCATCCATACCTCGTCGTTGATTGATGACAATAGTTTGCAAAGAAGCTTCTGCATCTGCTGGTATGACAAGATCAAAATAATAAGTTGCACTCCACATCCTGACACCACTATGAGTAGCGAACGCATCTAATAAACGTGGAGACTTGCGAAAGAAAGAAGGCGTTTGAGATTGAGAAATTGTTGTTTGTGCTGAAATAGGTCTAGCAATGACCGATAATTCTAAAGTTACGATTGAAATGAGCGTAACTGCAATTTTTAGCAAGGCAGAGTTAATCTTTGGCATTTTTACAAAAACCCATTCCAAAAATGCTTTTATAATTATTTTCTCTAATTATCTAAGTTAAAATCCAAACAAAGTTTTTAGCTTTAAGGCAGGAGGCAGGTGTTGGGTGTATCTTATGAATCCGAGAGATTTTATAATATCTTGAGATAATTAGCAAAAAAAAATCATAGCAAAATTTTCTCATAAGTGTGAGTTACTCTAAAGTAAATTTTAAGTTAGTTAAATTCTCAAATATAATTGAGCGAGTCTAATTTTATTTAACTGTACTTAACTTACAATTAATCTTGCTCAAAAAAAAATTATTGCTTATGAAAATTGCAATTATTAGTTCGGGATTTTTACCTGTTGTTGATGGGGTATCTATTGCAGTTTTTAACAGATTAATTAAACTGAGTAAATGGGGACATCAAGTGTTATTATTTTGTCCTGATTATAGTCCTCTACTAGAAATTTATCCTGATTGGCAAAATTATACTGGCAATATTTTACCTGGAGTAAAAGTTATTAGTCTGCCTAGTGTTCCTGCGATCGCTTTAAATTTTGAGCGCGATCCAACTGCAAAATCTTATCAAATAGTTTTAGATCAATTACAACAGTTTCAACCAGATATTATTCATGTTGATGAACCAGAAAGATTAGCTACCAGATTTTTGCGTCTTCCTGGAGTAGCTTTTGCTAAACAAGCTGGTATTTCCTGTGTAAGTTTTTTCCATACTAATTATATTGATTATGCAGAAGATTATTTTCCTTTACCTAGATTATTAATGCGGTTATTTCAATCATTACTTAAATTAATGTTTGCTCGGATTTATAATTCCTATGATTTAACTCTAGTGGCGACTGAAATTACGAAAAAAAAAGTTCGGCAAATGGGAATCAATAATGTGCTTCAAGATAGATTATTGGGAATAAATTTAAATGAATTTAATTCAGTTACTCGGCAAAATAATTTTTGGCAAAAGCAATATAATATTTCTGAGATAGATCATAAAATTAAACTAATTTGTATCGGTCGTCTTACTCCAGATAAAGGTTGGAATTTTACCCTCAATGTTTTTGAACAATTAGCTAAAGAAATTGAGCTAAATAATTTAGCTATTATTATTATTGGCGAGGGAGATTTAAAAGAAAAAATTGCTGAAAAGTTTAGTCAGTTAACTTCTAATTTTTATTTATTAGGAAGAGTATCTCCCACTGATATACCAGCATTATTAGTCAATAGCGATATTTATATGACTGCTTCCGAAAAAGAAACTACGGGTTTGACAATTTTAGAAGCTTCTGCTGCGGGAATACCAATTATTGCTCCTTCTGCTGGTGGTGTTATAGATAATATTATTGATGGAAAAACAGGTTTTATATTTGAACCTCAAAATATTGATGATTTTCTTAGCAAACTCAAGTTATTAATTGCGGAACAACATTTAAGACAGGCAATGGGTAATGAAGGAAAAAATTTTGTTGCCAAATTTGATTGGGATAAAGCGGTAAATAATTTATTAAAAATTTGGCAAAAGCAAATCGAAGAAAAAGAGCATAAATTTCTGAGCTAACTATCAAGATTTTCTAAAATTGTTCCTGTCTGAAATAAACGACCAATTACTTCTTCAATCGGTGGATCGTTAACATTTAAATCAATAACTTCAAATTGAGCAAGAAGCTTTGCAATAGTAGTAGTTAAATTTTCTCTTTGCACAATAAATCGAACTTCTTGTCCTTCAATTGCTTCTATTTCTCCAAATTGCTTTAATTTCTCTGGTGATACAGCTTGAGCGAGTTCAACTTTTACTTCTCGATAAGGAGCAAAACGTTGTAATAACCCATCTAGACTACCATCATAAATCAATTGTCCCTGATGAATTAATAAAACGCGATCGCATAAAGCAGTAATATCTGCCATGTAGTGACTAGTTAAAAGAATGGTAGCCTGATAACGTTGATTATATTCTCGCAAAAATTCTCTTACTGCTACTTGAGCATTGACATCTAAACCTAGAGTTGGTTCATCGAGAAATAAAACTTTAGGATGATGCAATAACGCTGCGAGTAACTCTGCTTTCATCCTTTCCCCTAGGGATAATTTGCGTACTGGTTGAGTTAACTTATTTTCTAAAGCAAGCATTGAAGCTAACTCACTCAATCTTTCCGTAAAAATGCGATCGCTAATATTATAAACAGCAGCGTTAATTCTTAATGAATCTAAAGCAGGTAAATCCCACAGGAGTTGTTGTTTTTGTCCCATTACTAGGCTAGTTTGCCGTAAAAACTCTGGTTGACGACGAAAAGGAATATAACCTGCAACTCTGACATTACCACTAGAAGGATGAATTAACCCTGTTAACATTTTGAGAGTAGTAGTTTTTCCTGCGCCATTTGCACCTAGAAAACCTACGATTTCGCCTGGTTCAAGATAAAAACTGACATCTTGTACTGCTTTAATTTCTCGATAGGTACGGTGAAAAAAATGATTAAAAGTACCTTTAATTCCAGGTTGTTTAATTGCGACTGGATAAATTTTACTAAGACGTTCGACCGTAATAATTGGCATAAATCATAAAATGCTGGAATTAGTTAACAATCTCTCAAATTATTAATCTAAACTAAATTCCAGCAAGTTTTTCAGATCACTGACAAGTATCTAAACTAGATTTTTCTTCATTACCATAAAGAATAAATCCTTGGTAAGGATTAGAAATTTCTACCCACAAACTACCATTTAAACCTTGTTTAATTTGGGGATTACCTTGGGGATCAAGATTAGCTAAAGTAACTTGAGAGCGTGCTGGAATAGTTCCAATCTGACTAGCTTGTTCGTTAGGTTTATTCCTGACATTTAAACTAGCAGGTGATTCTACAAAAAGACAATGTTGAGTAACAGAATTTTCAGTTAAAACTTGATTTCCATTTCGTTCTATGGTTAAAGTTCCTTTGTTTTCTGGCGTTGCTTCTGGCTCAGTTTCATTAATTGCGACATAATAAGAAACGTTACCATTATCGGCTCGATACATTTTTCCTTCTTTCAGTAATTGTGCAGGAATAAAAATTGAACCGACATTTGTACTTTTAGCTTCTCCTAAATAAAAATAACTTTTTCCTTTTCGACAAATATTGACATAAAAACTCGGTGTTTCAAAAGCATAAACTTCTTGATATTTTTTACCAATATGGTCGCAGCTACGCCAATCTTGTGTCACTAGAAAAGTATACTCAGAGTCAGAGGTGTCTGCAATCACTGGATAAGCAATCAAAGTAGAAATGCTGAGGAGTGTGATAACAGCAGCGTTTAGTTGAGGGAATAATTGATTGGTCATCTCGCTGACTTACAATTTTTTAGTCAAAGTTTCACCTACTTTAAATCAAGGTGTTGCAAGATTCTTTGGTCGAAAGTACTTCGCTTATGATAGGCGGAGTCTGCTTCGACTTCATCAATCATGTGACTTAAAAACCAGAAAATAGTTCCTTTATTGTCAAATAGATTAGATAATTAAAACATCCAACCTATGGTAGAAACTACTCTTCTTTTTTGATACTACCTAGATTTAAACAATTGACTTCAAGGAAGGTAAAATCAATAGGGTGATTTACCTATTTTTCTGGTAGTTAAAACCGTATCTCCAACTTCATAATTTTGATTATGATCGTAAGTAGAGGGAAATAACAAAGTTAACTAAAAGTTAAGCAAGAAAATTCCTAAAGGAGGTTTTAGTATGTCGATTATTCGTTGGCAACCTTTTCGAGAAATTGATTCTATCCAAAAAGAAATGAATCGTTTATTCGATCAACTGACACCTCATTTTGATGGAGAAAAAATTGGTTTAGGATTTGTACCTCCAGTTGAACTAACCGAAAAAGAGGATACTATTCATCTTAAATTAGAAGTTCCAGGCATGGAAGCAAAAGATCTAGATGTTGAAGTAACTGCTGATTCGGTTACTATTACTGGCGAACGCAAATCTGAAACAAAAATTGAAGGAAAAGGAATGACTCGTTCTGAGTTTTATTATGGACAATTTCGTCGAGTAGTTCCTTTACCAGTTCGCATCGATAATCAAAATGTCAAAGCAGAGTACAAAGATGGCATTTTGAATCTTAATTTACCAAAATTGGAAGAAGAAAAACACAAAGTTGTTAAAGTTAATCTTGGTTAATTAAGAAAAAGAATATATTCGTTTAATTGGTGCGTTATCGTTTTGGTAGCGCACTTTATTTGTATCGAAGTGAACCTTTAGTAACTTAAAATTGAAAATGCCAATAAACGCTAAGATTTTCAATATGATTTCTTTGTAAGTTTAAATTCAACTCAGATGACTAATGCGATCGCACAATTGCCATCTCTACTCAATTCTCCAGTTGAATTAGTAGCTTTAAGCAAGGCTAATTCTGATTGGCAAGCTAAATTTCAACAAGCAGGTATTGCGATAACAGATTCAACCTATCTTGCTTTTCCTTCAACAGTAGAAACTTTATCTGAAATAGTTAAACAAGCACAACGGCAACAATGGCGCATTCTCATCTGTGGTAACGGCAGTAAATTAGATTGGGGTGGGTTAGTTACAGAGATTGATTTGGTAATTAGTACGCAAAAATGTAACCCCGTTATCGATCATGCGGTTGGTGATTTGACTGTTACTGTAGCAGCAGGAGTTAAATTAACAGAGTTACAAGATAAATTAGCTTTAACTGGGCAATTTTTACCAATCGATCCAGCTTTTCCTCAACAAGCTACGATTGGCGGTATTGTTGCTACCGCAGATACAGGTAGTTGGCGACAACGTTACGGTGGTGTTAGGGATTTGGTTTTGGGATTATCTATTATTCGTGCTGATGGTAAGATTGCTAAAGCAGGAGGAAGAGTAGTTAAGAATGTAGCTGGTTACGACTTAATGAAGCTATTTACTGGTTCTTATGGAACTTTAGGAATTATTTCTCAAGTAACTTTGCGGACTTTTCCTTTACCTGAAGCATCCCAAACGATGGTGTTGAGAGGAGAAGTGGATCGTCTTACTCAAGCTGCACAAACTTTACGTAGTTCTAGTCTAACTCCTACTAAAGCGGATTTAATTTCTAGTTCTGCGATGAATCGCTTAGGAATTGCCAAGGAAATGGGATTAATTGTTAGATTTCAAACGATTAATGCTAGTATTGCTCAACAATCAAGTCAATTAGCAGAAATAGCACAACAATTACATTTACAAGTTAGCTACTATCAAGATCGAGATGAGTCTGACTTATGGCAAAGATTATTAGAAATCATCCGAATTCCTTCCTCTCAGGAGGCAATTATTTGCAAAATAGGAATAGTACCCAATCAAGCAGTGAAGTTATTAAACAATTTAAATGATGGGTTGGCAATGATTCACCTTGGTAGTGGTTTAGGACATTGGCAGTTAGAAGAGGAAGATCTGGTTATATTAGCAAAAATGCGACCGCTATGTGAACAAAATCGAGGTTTTCTAACTATTT from Stanieria cyanosphaera PCC 7437 encodes:
- a CDS encoding glycosyltransferase family 2 protein; its protein translation is MLTNIPQTQINSTSTTLNNQIEVSIVMPCLNEAETIATCIKKAQWSLKANNISGEIIIADNGSTDGSQEIARNLGARVVHIYEKGYGSALRGGILNSLGEYIIMGDADDSYDFTNLMPFISKLREGYDLVMGNRFKGGIAPGAMPLHHKYLGNPVLTWIGKILFASPCNDFHCGLRGFRKDAIDKLDLRTTGMEFASEMVVKATLHKMQMTEVPTTLSPDGRSRPPHLRSWRDGWRHLRFLLMYSPRWLFLYPGIFLMVMGVLANLWLLPTEKVHTLLYSAVATIIGFQIVTFALFSKVFAIREGLLPEDRRLKRLMRHINLESGLICGGILLVAGVTASIYAFGIWEQNLFGSLDPTQVMKIVIPAITCLALGVQVVFSSFFLSILGLKHS
- a CDS encoding PD-(D/E)XK nuclease family protein; translation: MGTNYFKMRLSQGQLNLLATCPPRFQQVYLDRLTSLPNPEQQETQTWGKCFHLLMQQRELELPIASLLTENEELNQAYQALVEAAPEILLQNSNQWREAEHTRTLSLNGYLLTVIYDLLIADEQQARIFDWKTYLKPQNKTKLAQNWQTRLYLYLLAETSLYLPEQISMTYWFVKLPNQPQSLTFNYNQKQHQKTQQDLMNLLRNLDDWLVGYWEQKIFFPHNFNCQESCPYSDYFLAEEISSKQQRTETLISAIAGIEEIPL
- a CDS encoding DUF2808 domain-containing protein; translated protein: MPKINSALLKIAVTLISIVTLELSVIARPISAQTTISQSQTPSFFRKSPRLLDAFATHSGVRMWSATYYFDLVIPADAEASLQTIVINQRRGMDEINFDLKKTVAYLGNHRHKEEQLAIKNVSQDEKTKVITIVLSNPISPGKNFTVGLKPKRNPDYEGEYLFGVTVFPAGNNPRGLYLGPGRLHFYRGNDSLFDL
- a CDS encoding glycosyltransferase — encoded protein: MKIAIISSGFLPVVDGVSIAVFNRLIKLSKWGHQVLLFCPDYSPLLEIYPDWQNYTGNILPGVKVISLPSVPAIALNFERDPTAKSYQIVLDQLQQFQPDIIHVDEPERLATRFLRLPGVAFAKQAGISCVSFFHTNYIDYAEDYFPLPRLLMRLFQSLLKLMFARIYNSYDLTLVATEITKKKVRQMGINNVLQDRLLGINLNEFNSVTRQNNFWQKQYNISEIDHKIKLICIGRLTPDKGWNFTLNVFEQLAKEIELNNLAIIIIGEGDLKEKIAEKFSQLTSNFYLLGRVSPTDIPALLVNSDIYMTASEKETTGLTILEASAAGIPIIAPSAGGVIDNIIDGKTGFIFEPQNIDDFLSKLKLLIAEQHLRQAMGNEGKNFVAKFDWDKAVNNLLKIWQKQIEEKEHKFLS
- a CDS encoding ABC transporter ATP-binding protein; this encodes MPIITVERLSKIYPVAIKQPGIKGTFNHFFHRTYREIKAVQDVSFYLEPGEIVGFLGANGAGKTTTLKMLTGLIHPSSGNVRVAGYIPFRRQPEFLRQTSLVMGQKQQLLWDLPALDSLRINAAVYNISDRIFTERLSELASMLALENKLTQPVRKLSLGERMKAELLAALLHHPKVLFLDEPTLGLDVNAQVAVREFLREYNQRYQATILLTSHYMADITALCDRVLLIHQGQLIYDGSLDGLLQRFAPYREVKVELAQAVSPEKLKQFGEIEAIEGQEVRFIVQRENLTTTIAKLLAQFEVIDLNVNDPPIEEVIGRLFQTGTILENLDS
- a CDS encoding SH3 domain-containing protein, which gives rise to MTNQLFPQLNAAVITLLSISTLIAYPVIADTSDSEYTFLVTQDWRSCDHIGKKYQEVYAFETPSFYVNICRKGKSYFYLGEAKSTNVGSIFIPAQLLKEGKMYRADNGNVSYYVAINETEPEATPENKGTLTIERNGNQVLTENSVTQHCLFVESPASLNVRNKPNEQASQIGTIPARSQVTLANLDPQGNPQIKQGLNGSLWVEISNPYQGFILYGNEEKSSLDTCQ
- a CDS encoding Hsp20/alpha crystallin family protein — protein: MSIIRWQPFREIDSIQKEMNRLFDQLTPHFDGEKIGLGFVPPVELTEKEDTIHLKLEVPGMEAKDLDVEVTADSVTITGERKSETKIEGKGMTRSEFYYGQFRRVVPLPVRIDNQNVKAEYKDGILNLNLPKLEEEKHKVVKVNLG
- a CDS encoding FAD-binding oxidoreductase: MTNAIAQLPSLLNSPVELVALSKANSDWQAKFQQAGIAITDSTYLAFPSTVETLSEIVKQAQRQQWRILICGNGSKLDWGGLVTEIDLVISTQKCNPVIDHAVGDLTVTVAAGVKLTELQDKLALTGQFLPIDPAFPQQATIGGIVATADTGSWRQRYGGVRDLVLGLSIIRADGKIAKAGGRVVKNVAGYDLMKLFTGSYGTLGIISQVTLRTFPLPEASQTMVLRGEVDRLTQAAQTLRSSSLTPTKADLISSSAMNRLGIAKEMGLIVRFQTINASIAQQSSQLAEIAQQLHLQVSYYQDRDESDLWQRLLEIIRIPSSQEAIICKIGIVPNQAVKLLNNLNDGLAMIHLGSGLGHWQLEEEDLVILAKMRPLCEQNRGFLTILTAPQSTKQQLEVWGYTGNSIKMMQTIKHKFDPNQILNPGRFVGGI